CGGCGACCCAGCAGGTGCCGGCGAACGGGTCGAGCGGGGCGAAGGGGGTCATGACCACCGGCAGACCCGCGGCCAGGTACTCGTTGAGCTTGAGCGGATAGATGGCCCGGGTCTGAGCCGACGAGACGAAGGGGATGATCCCCACGTCGAAGCCCTTGAGGTAGCCGGGGGCGCTCGACGCGGGGCGCGGACCGAGCAGGTGGATGTTTGGCAGGCGCTTGAGGACTTCGGCGCACGCCGCGTAGGCGGGCTGCACCGGGCCGATCAGCACCCACGACCAGTCGGGCCGCGCCGCAGCGCAGGCGACGATGAGGTCGTAGTCGAAGCGCGCCTCCAGGTTGCCCAAGTAGCCGATCACCGGCGAGGGCAGGCGCGAGAGATCCGGGGGGACGGGCTCACGCGGGTCGCAGGCCCGGGCGTAGTGGGCGTACTCCACCCCGTTCGGCACGTAGTGGCAGTCGGGGTGCGTGGCGCCGCGCGTGGCCTGGAGGGCGGGGCTGCTGGTGAAGACCACCTGGCTCTTGGCCATCAGGCGGGGTTCGAGCCGCTCGCCGTGACGGGCGATGTAGGGCTCGCCCTTGATCTCGTCGAAGCAGTGGTAGACGGTCATGCGCTCGCCGAGCTTGCCTGCGAGCCGCTCGCCGAGGGGCACGTCGAAGGAGACCCAGAGGATCGGGTCGCGCATCCCCAGCTGCCGCATGGCCTTGAGGATGCTGCGTCGTGTGAGCGAGGCGGCTGCCGCGAGGCCCCAGTCGTAGAGGGGGCGCGGCAGGCCGCTCGGGACCATGGGCGGCGGGGTGAGGACCCAGACCTCGCGCTGGGGATCCGGCACCCGGCGCAGGGCGGGGAGCCGTCCCCAGGTGCGCTTGAGGCGATCGCGCCAGGCCGGATCGCGGCGGTAGGTCCAGCCGTCCTTGAGGGTGGCCGGGTGGTCCACCCACAGCACGCGGTTGTGGGAGGCGAACTCGCGCATCAGGTAGTGCCCGCTGGAGGGCAGGGCCGTCTCCCACGGGGTGATCGAGAGGCAGACCAGGTCGTGATCCCTCAGCACGGCGACCTCCCTTTCCGCGCGCGGTGCCGAGCATCCAGCGCGCCGAAGAGGCACCCGAGCGTCGCGGCCCCCGCCTCGTAGCTGTACCGCTCGCGGATGCGGCGTCTTGCCGCCTCGCCCAGGGCCTGGGATCGCTTGGGGTCGTCCAGGAGGCCTGCGATCGCGCGGCTGAGGGCGTCCAGGTCCCGGGGGGGGACCACCACCCCGCAGCCCGCAAGCAGCGAGGGGATGTCCGAGACCGCGGTCGAGACCACCGGGCAGGCCATGGCCATGGCCTCGTACAGCTTCATGGGCATCTGGCCCATGCTCGCGGGCTCCTGGCGCTGCGGCAGGGCCACCACGTCGGCCATGCGCAAGAAGGCGGGCGTCTTCTCGGGGGGCTGGGTGCCGAACAGCAGCACCCGCTCGTCCTCATCGGCCAGGGCCTTGGCGTAGGGGGTGATGGGCCCCACGATGGCCAGGCGCCACGGGTGCCGGTCCCCCATGCGCGAGAGGGCCTCGCGGATCTCGCCGACCCCCTTGTTGGGCTGGGCGATCCCCGCGAACACCGCGACCTTAAAGTCGGTGAGGCCGTGCTCGGCGCGCAGGGCCTCGCGGTCGTAGGCCTCGGGGTCGAAGCGAGCCGTGTCCACGTACTGGGGGGCGAGCACGCCGCCGTAGCGCCGCTGGAAGTGGGTCGAAACGGTGGTGATGGCGTCGGCGGCCCCGACCAGCTTGTCCATGGTCCAGGTCGCCCAGTAGTTGTTTGGCTCGTGCAGCCGCGGCAGGCCGTAGACGGCGTTCTTCAGGGCGTGGCGGGAGTAGGGGGCCACCATGTACGGCTCCCAGTCGTCCACGTCGACCACCACCGGCAGGCCGCGCGCGGCGCGCAGCGCGAGCGCGAGGCCGTAGGAGGTCGGCCGGGGCTTCATGGCGTAGATCAGATCGCCCGTGATCGCTTGGGCGAGCTTGCGAGCGTCCTGCCAGAAGGCCGGCCAGGGCCTGGCGGCGATGCCCCGATACGAGAAGTCGCGCGGGGCCAAGGGGTCGAGTGCGTCTGGCCTGAAGTGGAAGCCCAATACCTCCACGTCGAAGCGGCGCGAGAGCACGCGCGCCAGCAGGCGCACCCGGTAGAGCGGGGCACTGGACTCGTCCGAGGCGATGAGGGTGATCTTCATAAGGGCCTCCTCGGGGGGCTGCGCCGCTGTAGTTCGGCCGACTGGCCGAGCAGCATGGCGAGGCCGATGGCGAGGTAGAACCACTCGCTCAGGGGCTTCTGGACGTAGATGTCGTTGGAGAGGGCCCCCACCGCGTAGCAGACGAAGACCCCGAAGAGCCCGAGCGAGAGGGCCTTGGGGAAGGGGCGCGAAAGGCGGGTGTAGGTCCGGGCCGCCGAGACGGCGGTGGCCACGATGAGCCAGATGAACAGGGTCAGGCCGACCCAGCCCATCTCGAGGCCGTACTTGAAGTAGTTGTTGTCGGTGGGCACCCCGATGGTGGTGCCGGGGATGGGCTCGCCGCCGGTGACGGCGAGGCCCGAGGCGCCGGCGGTCCAGAGGCCGCTGCCGAAGGGTCGCTCGACGATCCTGGGCAGGTAGTCGTTGATGTAGCCCATCCGCACCTGGAAGCTCGCATCCTCGCCCGGCTTGGTCGCGGTCATGACCCGATCCAAGAGGCGGGTCTGGCCGGCGGCGGCGAGCCCGCCGAGGCAGAGGGTCCCGATGAGCATGGCGCCCATGGTCAGCTTCCAGTTCCGGCTCAGGAGCAGCATGGCCCCGAGCCCCGCGGCCACCGCCACGATGGGCCCACGCGAGTAGCTGAGCACCATGGCGTAGAGCATGGGGGCCGCGAGCGCCAGGAGGGCGATGACCCGCCATCCCTTGCTCGATAGCGCCAGGGCGAAGAGCAGCAGCGCGCCCGTGATCTCGATGAAGCCGAAGGTCGCCGCGTCGCCCACGGTGCCGAACACGCGGACG
The nucleotide sequence above comes from bacterium. Encoded proteins:
- a CDS encoding glycosyltransferase produces the protein MLRDHDLVCLSITPWETALPSSGHYLMREFASHNRVLWVDHPATLKDGWTYRRDPAWRDRLKRTWGRLPALRRVPDPQREVWVLTPPPMVPSGLPRPLYDWGLAAAASLTRRSILKAMRQLGMRDPILWVSFDVPLGERLAGKLGERMTVYHCFDEIKGEPYIARHGERLEPRLMAKSQVVFTSSPALQATRGATHPDCHYVPNGVEYAHYARACDPREPVPPDLSRLPSPVIGYLGNLEARFDYDLIVACAAARPDWSWVLIGPVQPAYAACAEVLKRLPNIHLLGPRPASSAPGYLKGFDVGIIPFVSSAQTRAIYPLKLNEYLAAGLPVVMTPFAPLDPFAGTCWVAEGQAAFLAAIAQALAARSSEYREARMALARENDWSARALAMGRILVPRLIAQNARMLSGGTPR
- a CDS encoding O-antigen ligase family protein, whose translation is MSVKAALPTRKAPRQVTWWKVLLICLPFVAVMAQAISGFDRLKMVLLTIAPLMAAIFLNVELGVYVLLGFSTVVVFIKRLMPNLDANQIGLALEGMLVLMGLRLVLDLANGGNPRLFRTAITLPLLVFCAYQVLEVLNPLAPSIKFGLYGLRDTLRAVGALLVVYYFRSEHKLKRFMVFWLGLLTFEGLYGIFQHHHGLLNQEYNWLIESGSWRTHILNGYVRVFGTVGDAATFGFIEITGALLLFALALSSKGWRVIALLALAAPMLYAMVLSYSRGPIVAVAAGLGAMLLLSRNWKLTMGAMLIGTLCLGGLAAAGQTRLLDRVMTATKPGEDASFQVRMGYINDYLPRIVERPFGSGLWTAGASGLAVTGGEPIPGTTIGVPTDNNYFKYGLEMGWVGLTLFIWLIVATAVSAARTYTRLSRPFPKALSLGLFGVFVCYAVGALSNDIYVQKPLSEWFYLAIGLAMLLGQSAELQRRSPPRRPL
- a CDS encoding glycosyltransferase, which encodes MKITLIASDESSAPLYRVRLLARVLSRRFDVEVLGFHFRPDALDPLAPRDFSYRGIAARPWPAFWQDARKLAQAITGDLIYAMKPRPTSYGLALALRAARGLPVVVDVDDWEPYMVAPYSRHALKNAVYGLPRLHEPNNYWATWTMDKLVGAADAITTVSTHFQRRYGGVLAPQYVDTARFDPEAYDREALRAEHGLTDFKVAVFAGIAQPNKGVGEIREALSRMGDRHPWRLAIVGPITPYAKALADEDERVLLFGTQPPEKTPAFLRMADVVALPQRQEPASMGQMPMKLYEAMAMACPVVSTAVSDIPSLLAGCGVVVPPRDLDALSRAIAGLLDDPKRSQALGEAARRRIRERYSYEAGAATLGCLFGALDARHRARKGRSPC